One window from the genome of Chiroxiphia lanceolata isolate bChiLan1 chromosome 15, bChiLan1.pri, whole genome shotgun sequence encodes:
- the LOC116794180 gene encoding uncharacterized protein LOC116794180 isoform X1, translating to MTVGVWMSLGSGTLNFGQGCVGLNISGQWDPQFWVWLCGSGCLWALGPSVLDMAVWVWMSLGSGTLNFGQGCVGLDVSGHWDPQFWTWQCSGSNNPAPHGSEVGQLEQHLAASWKPGLPQGSSPGMSPSCTGLLEHLGCVFPPLFVTGPSQSKQRHQRAACSELLDPPGEKKAQAEPLGHLPMENRQWGCACTADAPSVIPVGERETAWGWGTGWTQGQTFGGTGLSLSLPHLVLSEFWQHVSWRVIVPMALQSWSSDREWFPEHKAGPWEGQADAMSCLLPPPCVQVGLLCEGTFSVQTKTNRPKEVVRKANHLPALRLPQLWV from the exons ATGACTGTGGGGGTCTGGATGTCTCTGGGCAGTGGGACCCTCAATTTTGGACAGGGCTGTGTGGGTCTGAATATCTCTGGGCAGTGGGACCCTCAGTTTTGGGTATGGCTGTGTGGGTCTGGATGTCTCTGGGCACTGGGACCCTCAGTTTTGGATATGGCTGTGTGGGTCTGGATGTCTCTGGGCAGTGGGACCCTCAATTTTGGACAGGGCTGCGTGGGTCTGGATGTCTCTGGGCACTGGGACCCTCAGTTTTGGAC ATGGCAGTGCTCTGGCAGCAACAATCCAGCTCCCCATGGCTCAGAGGTGGGACAGCTTGAACAGCACCTGGCAGCCAGCTGGAAGCCAGGGCTGCCTCAGGGCTCCAGCCCAGGGATGTCACCGTCTTGCACAGGGCTCTTGGAGCATTTGGGGTGTGTTTTCCCTCCACTCTTTGTAACAGGACCTTCTCAGAGCAAACAAAGGCACCAAAGAGCTGCTTGTTCAGAACTCCTGGATccaccaggggaaaaaaaagcccaggctgagcccctggGTCACCTCCCCATGGAGAACAGGCAAtggggctgtgcctgcacagcAGATGCCCCCTCTGTTATTCCCGTTGGTGAGAGGGAgactgcctggggctggggcacaggCTGGACCCAAGGGCAGACATTTGGGGGTACTGGGCTgtccctctctcttccccacCTGGTGCTATCAGAGTTTTGGCAACATGTGAGCTGGAGGGTCATTGTACCcatggctctgcagagctggagcagtgaCAGGGAATGGTTTCCTGAGCACAAAGCAGGCCCGTGGGAGGGCCAGGCTGATGCCATGAGCTGTCTCCTGCCACCACCATGTGTGCAGGTTGGACTCCTGTGTGAGGGCACATTTTCTGTGcagaccaaaacaaacagaCCCAAGGAAGTTGTCAGGAAGGCAAATCACCTGCCTGCCCTCAGACTGCCACAGCTCTGGGTGTGA
- the LOC116794180 gene encoding uncharacterized protein LOC116794180 isoform X2, which produces MSLGSGTLNFGQGCVGLNISGQWDPQFWVWLCGSGCLWALGPSVLDMAVWVWMSLGSGTLNFGQGCVGLDVSGHWDPQFWTWQCSGSNNPAPHGSEVGQLEQHLAASWKPGLPQGSSPGMSPSCTGLLEHLGCVFPPLFVTGPSQSKQRHQRAACSELLDPPGEKKAQAEPLGHLPMENRQWGCACTADAPSVIPVGERETAWGWGTGWTQGQTFGGTGLSLSLPHLVLSEFWQHVSWRVIVPMALQSWSSDREWFPEHKAGPWEGQADAMSCLLPPPCVQVGLLCEGTFSVQTKTNRPKEVVRKANHLPALRLPQLWV; this is translated from the exons ATGTCTCTGGGCAGTGGGACCCTCAATTTTGGACAGGGCTGTGTGGGTCTGAATATCTCTGGGCAGTGGGACCCTCAGTTTTGGGTATGGCTGTGTGGGTCTGGATGTCTCTGGGCACTGGGACCCTCAGTTTTGGATATGGCTGTGTGGGTCTGGATGTCTCTGGGCAGTGGGACCCTCAATTTTGGACAGGGCTGCGTGGGTCTGGATGTCTCTGGGCACTGGGACCCTCAGTTTTGGAC ATGGCAGTGCTCTGGCAGCAACAATCCAGCTCCCCATGGCTCAGAGGTGGGACAGCTTGAACAGCACCTGGCAGCCAGCTGGAAGCCAGGGCTGCCTCAGGGCTCCAGCCCAGGGATGTCACCGTCTTGCACAGGGCTCTTGGAGCATTTGGGGTGTGTTTTCCCTCCACTCTTTGTAACAGGACCTTCTCAGAGCAAACAAAGGCACCAAAGAGCTGCTTGTTCAGAACTCCTGGATccaccaggggaaaaaaaagcccaggctgagcccctggGTCACCTCCCCATGGAGAACAGGCAAtggggctgtgcctgcacagcAGATGCCCCCTCTGTTATTCCCGTTGGTGAGAGGGAgactgcctggggctggggcacaggCTGGACCCAAGGGCAGACATTTGGGGGTACTGGGCTgtccctctctcttccccacCTGGTGCTATCAGAGTTTTGGCAACATGTGAGCTGGAGGGTCATTGTACCcatggctctgcagagctggagcagtgaCAGGGAATGGTTTCCTGAGCACAAAGCAGGCCCGTGGGAGGGCCAGGCTGATGCCATGAGCTGTCTCCTGCCACCACCATGTGTGCAGGTTGGACTCCTGTGTGAGGGCACATTTTCTGTGcagaccaaaacaaacagaCCCAAGGAAGTTGTCAGGAAGGCAAATCACCTGCCTGCCCTCAGACTGCCACAGCTCTGGGTGTGA